CAAGAAAATTAAGGCCCATCAGAAAAATTGCAGATTAAAATAGGAAAAGGGAAAGATATTATGGATAAAAACGAGATAATTATCTTATTACAAAAAGGGATAAATCCTTATGAAGAATATTATATTGAAGATAAAGTTATGAAAGCTATGCTTGAATATCCTAATCCTTTTGAATTAGTTGCTCCTATTCTGGAAATTATTGAATCCAATCCAGATATAGATTTTGGAATACCGGGAGATTTAGTACATTTTGTAGAGAAATTTTATAAAAAGGGATATGAGGAATTATTGCTTAAATCTGTCCGAAAAAGTCCTACTATGCACAATATATGGATGCTTCATCGCTGTTATATTGATGAAGATAATCCTTTGCATAGTAAATTTGCACTTTTAATTAAAGAAATTAAAGAAGATGAATCTGTATCTAGTAAGATCAAAAAGGTAATTGAAGAGTTTAGCTGGTAAATTTATTTATCAATCATTTAAAGTGGGGGGAGAAAATTAATGAAATTAGAAGAGATAATGAAGTTAATTCAAAATGGAGAAAAAATAGATGTAGAATTTAAAGAATCAAGTAATGCTTTACCAAAAGATATTTATGATTCTGTCTGTTCTTTTAATAATAGAAATGGAGGACATATATTATTAGGAGTCAGCGATGAAAGAATTATTATCGGAGTAAATGAGGATAAAATTGATAAAATAATAAAAGAGTTTACTACTTCTGTTAATAATTCTCAAAAGATTTATCCACCCTTGTATTTGACACCTATTCCAGTTAATATAAACGGAAAAACTATTATTTATATTAGAGTTCCTGAAGAATATCAAGTATGTAGGCATAATGGAAAAATATGGGATAGGTCATATGAAGGAGATATAAACATTACAAATAATTCAGAATTTGTATATAAAATGTATTCCAGGAAACAAAGTACTTATTTTGTAAACAAGGTGTATCCAAATCTTGATATAAATTGTTTAGAGGCATCTGTAATTGAAAAAGCACGAAAAATGGCTATTTCAAGAAATCAAAATCATTTATGGAGAAATATGAATGATGAAGAACTTTTGAGAAGTGCTAATTTAGTTTTGATTGATCCCGAAACAAATAAGGAAGGAATTACTTTAGCTGCAATTTTATTATTTGGAAAAGATAATTCAATTATGTCTGTTTTGTCACAACATAAAACTGATGCAATATTTAGAGTAGAAAACAAAGACAGATATGATGACAGAGATATTGTAATTACAAATTTGATTGATAGTTATGATAGACTTATTAGTTTTGGTCAAAAACATTTAAATGAATTATTTGTTTTAGATGGAATTGTCAATGTTAATGCAAGAGATAGAATATTAAGAGAAATAATTTCAAATACATTAGCTCACAGAGATTATTCAAGTGGATTTCCTGCAAAAATGATTATTGATGATGAAAAAATTATTATTGAAAATAGTAATTTATCTCATGGTACGGGAATTTTAGATTTGCAGAAATTCGAACCATTTCCTAAAAATCCCTCAATATCTAAGGTTTTTAGAGAAATAGGAATTGCTGATGAACTTGGTTCAGGTATGAGAAACACTTATAAATATACACAACTTTATTCTGGAGCAACTCCAATTTTTGAGGAAGGAAATACATTTAGAACGATTATACCATTAAAGAAAATTGCAACACAAAAAGTTGGTGGAGAAAATGTCGTTCACGGTGTCGCTCATAATGTCGTTCACGGTGTCGCCCACGATAAAGAAAAAATTATTACTATTATTAAAGAAAAAATAAGATTGAATAATAAAATAACAAGACAAACTATTGCTGATGAACTTGGAGTAAGTAAAAAAACGATAGAAAGATACATGAAGGAAATAAATAATTTAAAATA
This portion of the Leptotrichia sp. oral taxon 215 str. W9775 genome encodes:
- a CDS encoding helix-turn-helix domain-containing protein; amino-acid sequence: MKLEEIMKLIQNGEKIDVEFKESSNALPKDIYDSVCSFNNRNGGHILLGVSDERIIIGVNEDKIDKIIKEFTTSVNNSQKIYPPLYLTPIPVNINGKTIIYIRVPEEYQVCRHNGKIWDRSYEGDINITNNSEFVYKMYSRKQSTYFVNKVYPNLDINCLEASVIEKARKMAISRNQNHLWRNMNDEELLRSANLVLIDPETNKEGITLAAILLFGKDNSIMSVLSQHKTDAIFRVENKDRYDDRDIVITNLIDSYDRLISFGQKHLNELFVLDGIVNVNARDRILREIISNTLAHRDYSSGFPAKMIIDDEKIIIENSNLSHGTGILDLQKFEPFPKNPSISKVFREIGIADELGSGMRNTYKYTQLYSGATPIFEEGNTFRTIIPLKKIATQKVGGENVVHGVAHNVVHGVAHDKEKIITIIKEKIRLNNKITRQTIADELGVSKKTIERYMKEINNLKYIGSGNNGYWKLEE